The region TGAATGTCGCCGCATTCTTCCTGACGAACTCCTGTACGCTCAGCGGATTTTGCCCGGTTAACGTGAGCACATCCTCCGACATCCGGTCGTAGGCTCCCGCACGGTGCAGATCGGCCATTGTTACCAGGTGATCCACCAGGTGAACCGGCAGGCCGCTCTTGAGTAGTCCGTCCCGCCATGGCTCGACAAGAATGTCCTGAAAGGTGATCGTGCGCCCAAGTGCCTTCGAATACTCTTGTGCATAGAAATGCATGTTTTCAGACTGTGGACCGGTCAGGTGATAAATCTTGCCAATGTGAGGCTGCGGATTGGCAAGCAGCGCGGCGACCACGCGTGCAACGTCTTCAGCTGCGACCGGCGACGTCTTGCCCTCGCCGAACGGTAGTCTGATCTGATTTGATTTCCTGACTGTCTCCGAAATGAAAATCAGGAAGAGGCCTTCGAGAAATACTGTCGGTCGCA is a window of Edaphobacter sp. 12200R-103 DNA encoding:
- a CDS encoding NAD(P)H-binding protein codes for the protein MENPILVTGAAGRVGAIGRTVTELLLKQGKAVRAMVRGEDERAQALRNMGAEVVVGDLLDLDSMHRAIAGVESMYFGMSVSDSYLEATVNVAAVAKHHGVKAFINMSQMTLSQMSITKTTASPQHKLHWLAEQALNWSGVPVVHVRPTVFLEGLFLIFISETVRKSNQIRLPFGEGKTSPVAAEDVARVVAALLANPQPHIGKIYHLTGPQSENMHFYAQEYSKALGRTITFQDILVEPWRDGLLKSGLPVHLVDHLVTMADLHRAGAYDRMSEDVLTLTGQNPLSVQEFVRKNAATFTASAKET